The Ornithinibacillus sp. 4-3 region TATATAGTATGTTTTGGTTTTGGTATCCACAAAGGCAATCGGCTATTTGACACCCAATATTTCGAACTATTCATAAGAAGTATCCATTTAAATGAAAAACGACGTACACATTGAATGTCTTTTTCTTTAAAATCTGAAAAAGAACTCTTATCCATACTCCAATAAAGTTTATACTCTGGATATTCTTTTTTGATATATTCATATATCGCCCTAGGATTATCACTGAATTGCTTTCCAAGGAAACTTTCAAAAACAATTTGTTTATTCCTTGTGGGCAAAAGATAACCTGTAATAAAAAAAAACAGTTTATATAGTTTTAACAAGAGATTTTTAATATGGTTAAACAATCAAATCACCAAGTTCAATTTATTTAATCTTTAAAAACAGTTTTCACTGTTTTTTCTGATGCGTTACCATCATCCCATTTACAGAAACGTTCATAAAACGCTTTATATTTTTCTTTATATTTATCATTTACCTCTTCAATGTTCTTGATAGAATTGATTACTTCATTAGAACTCATTAACAGTGGTCCGGGTACTTCATTTTCAATGTCTAAATAAAATCCTCTTAACTGATCTCTATACTTTTCCAAGTCATAAGTAAAGAACAGTATCGGTCGTTTTAAATTTGCATAATCAAAGAATACAGATGAATAATCAGTAATTAACATATCTGAAACTAAGTATAATTCTGCAATATCATCATATGTTGAAAAATCATATGCAAATCCCTCAATATCAGATATATCCATCTGATTAGCTATAAAATAATGCATTCTTAATAATACAATATAGTCATTACCTAACTGATTTTGCATATTTTTCAAATCTAACTTTAGTTCGAAACGATATTTCCCACGTGAAAAATAATCATCATCTCTCCATGTAGGAGCATATAAAACAATTTTTTTATCCCGTGGAAGATTCATTTTTTCCTTTATCTGTTGAATATGCTCATCTGTATTTTTTTGATATAAAATATCATTTCTTGGATATCCAAACTCTAACATTTCTTTATCAAATTTAAATGCTCGACGAAAAATATCTGATGAATATTGATTTGGTGAACTTAAATAATCCCATCTACGTGATTGTTGATAGAAATTCTCTTTATATTTTGGATCAGCAGAGTAAACATCATTCATATCAAAAACGAGCATTTTTAAAGGTGTCCCATGCCACGTTTGCAAATAGATATTCTCTTCTCGTTTGTCTAAATATTTTGGTAGACGAGAATTACTTACCCAATATTTTGCTCTAGCTACATAATAAAAATATTTTAAGCTAAAACGTTTTACTTGAATAGCATTACCTGGAATATTAGTTTTTTCATTAAAGCTCCATACAGCTTTATATCTATCATCATTTGTATTAACCAAATATTCATATATATATTTCGGACTATCAGAATAATTCTTCCCTAAGAAACTTTCGAAAAAGATTAAATCTTTTTTTAGTGGTAATTTCATAAAAACTCTTTTATATATGAAACGATATAATTTACTTCTTGATTTGTGTATACCTCGCATATCTCGAAGCAAATGGTGAGTTTCATGTATTTTTTTATACTTCTTTACCTTATTTTTGATTATTGGTTTTACTTCTCTTTTTAAAAACCAGTCATGTTTTTCAAGAATTTCAGGTTGCACTTTTGAAAGCACACTATTCAATTTTCCAAAATACTTATCAATATCTTTTGTTTGATGAAAATATGGAACCACTGTTTTTTTATAAAAATTTAATAAGTTTTTATCTAAAAAATCCTGTGCTAGAGGATCTTTATAAGCACTTTTTAAATCTTCATTTATTTTTAAGTATTCATCAATTTGTTGACTAATGTCATATTGCTTTAACGAAGGATTTGAGATCGGATCATTTCTTTTCCGTTTAAAATAAAGTGCTTCTCGTAGAAATTTCACATTTCCTACCACTAACAAAGCCGGTAACATAAAATATAAATCAGAAAATATTTTATGTTCCTCTGAAAAAAGTAATTTATTCTTTTTGATAAAGGAAAGCTTTATTAAATAGTTTGTAGCTGCTTCATTTTTTAATAATTTAAATCTATTATCTGTAAATAACTTAGGATTAAATAAGCCATCAAAAAGTACAACAAAACTATTATTTAAGTAAGTATTTTTCATCTTCCCTCTTATCATTGGTTCTTTACCAATGTGAGTAACTAGTAACTCTATTGTTTTAGGTGGTAAATAATCGTCACTATCCAAAAAATAAACGAAATCTCCTGTCGCCTTTGAAACCCCATAATTCCGTGCAGCTCCAGCACCTTTTCTGGTGTTAAAATGAAACGCTTTAATACGCTTATCCTTTTCTACAAATTCTTCTATTTTAATATCAGAACCATCATTACTATTATCATCAACTATTATAATTTCTAAGTTATTATATGATTGATTTAGTATCGAATTAAGACTCATATCTAAAAATTCAACTGTATTATACACAGGAATAATTACTGAAACAGTTTTCATAATCGCACTCCTTAAAATTTGAACATAATCTATTATAATTACCTTATACATAATACCATAACAGGATTAAAAATTTTATTATGTTAATAAAATTTAACAGGATTATCATACTTTGAATTGGTACAGTATTGTTAATATACCCACATAAAAACAAAAGTACACGAAAAGGATTGAGCAAAAAAATCCTCTTTCATGTACTTTATAATTTTATTTATATTTTACAATATCAAAATGTAATGTTGGATTATTTAATTGATTATACATATTCTTAATATTAGATATTTGCTTAATAGACCAAGCGATATCAGATGCATATTGGTGGGTCGAAGGCGCTACTGGATTCCAACGCATCTTATATAAG contains the following coding sequences:
- a CDS encoding CDP-glycerol glycerophosphotransferase family protein, translating into MKTVSVIIPVYNTVEFLDMSLNSILNQSYNNLEIIIVDDNSNDGSDIKIEEFVEKDKRIKAFHFNTRKGAGAARNYGVSKATGDFVYFLDSDDYLPPKTIELLVTHIGKEPMIRGKMKNTYLNNSFVVLFDGLFNPKLFTDNRFKLLKNEAATNYLIKLSFIKKNKLLFSEEHKIFSDLYFMLPALLVVGNVKFLREALYFKRKRNDPISNPSLKQYDISQQIDEYLKINEDLKSAYKDPLAQDFLDKNLLNFYKKTVVPYFHQTKDIDKYFGKLNSVLSKVQPEILEKHDWFLKREVKPIIKNKVKKYKKIHETHHLLRDMRGIHKSRSKLYRFIYKRVFMKLPLKKDLIFFESFLGKNYSDSPKYIYEYLVNTNDDRYKAVWSFNEKTNIPGNAIQVKRFSLKYFYYVARAKYWVSNSRLPKYLDKREENIYLQTWHGTPLKMLVFDMNDVYSADPKYKENFYQQSRRWDYLSSPNQYSSDIFRRAFKFDKEMLEFGYPRNDILYQKNTDEHIQQIKEKMNLPRDKKIVLYAPTWRDDDYFSRGKYRFELKLDLKNMQNQLGNDYIVLLRMHYFIANQMDISDIEGFAYDFSTYDDIAELYLVSDMLITDYSSVFFDYANLKRPILFFTYDLEKYRDQLRGFYLDIENEVPGPLLMSSNEVINSIKNIEEVNDKYKEKYKAFYERFCKWDDGNASEKTVKTVFKD